The Longimicrobium sp. DNA segment AGCGCCCACGAAGCCCGCCATCGAAAACTTGAACGTGCCGCGGACACGCTCGTCGTCCAGGTGCGTGATGGTGATCTGCCCGGACGTGCCGACGAACAGCGCCTCCGCGTCTTCGGTAGAGGTGTCGTCCTGGCCCAGCACGAACGCCGACAGGAACGCGCAGTTGGGATTGGTCTCCGCGCAGGTGACGGTTCCCTTCGACGGACCCTCGATCACCACCAGCAGGCCGTCGTACTTGTCGTTGCCGGAGCGGCCTGCCTGGGAGTAGAGCACCAGCGCGTCGCCGCCCTGGGGATCTTCCACCAGCTCCGCGAGTGCGAAGGTGCCGCTTTCGGAGTTGGCGGCGGACACCTTGCCCTCTGCGTCGTACTGGCCGCTTACCGCGCCGGTGTAGGAGAAGTGCATCTCGCCCACCAGGTTCCGGCCGGGGCCGCTGGAATCCTTGCAGGCCGCCAGCGGGAGCAGCGCGAGTGAGGCCAGGGCCAGGAGGGTGCGTTTCGATGTGCGCATGGAAGGGATCCCTTCTTTCGATTCAGGTCGGTGCGGCCCTCCGCGGCATGCGGAGCGCCGTGCTTCATTCGCCCCTGGCGGGAAGGACGAAGGTGAACGCCGCGCCCGCGGGCGGCGAGTTCCGAGCCACGAGGTCGCCGCCCATGGCACGGGCCAGGCGGCGCGAGATGGCCAGCCCCAGCCCGCTGCCGGGCTCGCCCTTGCTCTTGGGCGCGGAGCCCAGCTGCAGAAACTCCTCGAACACGGCCTCTTCGCTGCCGAAGGGGAGCCCCGGGCCGGTGTCGCGAACCTCGATCCACGCGCGCCCGCCGTCGTCGCACCCGGCCGCGACCGACACGGCGCCCGCGTCGGTGAACTTCACCGCGTTGGAAAGCAGGTTCACCAGCACCTGCCGCACGCGCGGCGGGTCCACGCACAGCGTCTCTTCGCGAAGCGGGTCTACCTCGGTGCGCAGGTCCAGCCCCTTGCTGCGCGCCTGCGGCTCCACCACCACCAGCGCGTCGTCCACCAGGGCGCCCAGCGTCACCTCTTCGCAGTTGAACTCCATCCGTCCGGCGTCCAGCTTCGCCAGGTCAAGGATGTCGTTCACCAGCTGCGACAGGTGGCCGGAAACCTGGCAGATGCGCTCCACCATGTCGTGCTGCTGCCCGTTCAGCTCGCCCACGATGCCGTCGGCCAGCAGCTCGCTGTAGCCCACGATGGCGGTGATGGGCGTCCGCAGGTCGTGGCTCATCGCCGAAAAGAACCGCTCGCGGCGCACGGCGGCCTCCGTCAGCCGGGCGTAGGCGCGGGCGTTGGCGAGCCCCGCGGCGGCCTGCCCCGCCAGCATCCCGGCCAGCGCGTGCATCTCCTCGTCCGCCTCCGCGGCGGTGCGCCAGGCCACCAGCAGCGTGCCCACCGGGTCGCCCGCGTGGTGAAGGGGAAAGACGAACCCCGCGCCGCCCCCCACCTCCACGCGGCCATCCTCCCCCGCGGGCGCCGCCACCCGCGCGGCCAGCTCGTCGGTGCCGATGGACCAGCCATCCGCCACCCACGCGCGGGGCTGCTCGATCAGCGGCGTCGACAGCGCGGCCGCCCCGGCGCCGAGCACGGCGGGAAGGCGGCGGCAGAGGCCGTCCCAGATGCGGTCGGCGTCCACCATCGAGGCGGACTCCGCGGCCAGCCCGCAGAGCGCCTCCAGCCGCCGGGCGCGCGTTTCCCAGTGGGCCGCGGCGGCCGGCGCATGTGCCGGGGTGGACTGGGAGTTGCCGTCGGCCATCGGTTTCCTCGCTGATCGGAGTGCGGGCCGCGTGCGGCGGCCTGGGGCTCCGGCTATCTTGGGGGCCGCACGGCGCCCCGGCAAGCCAACCGACGTCAAACGAGATGACCCTTCGTCCGCTCCGCCTGAAGAAGAACGAGGACCGCCGCCTGCGCGCGGGCCACCTGTGGGTGTTCAGCAACGAGGTGGACGTCCGCGCCACGCCGCTCACCGACTTCGAGCCCGGCGAGCCCGCCGAGGTGCAGGACGCGCGCGGGGCGCCCATGGGCACTGCCTACGTCAATCCCCGCTCGCTGATCGCCGCGCGCCTGGTCAGCCGGCAGCGCAACCGCCCGCTGGACGGCGACCTGCTGCGCCGCCGCCTGGCCCGCGCCCTGGCCCTTCGCGAGGCCGTCTTCCCCGCCCCGTACTACCGCCTGTGCTACGGCGAGGGCGACGGGCTTCCCGGGCTGGTGGTGGACCGCTTCGGCCCGCACCTGGTCGCGCAGGTGACCACCGCCGGCATGGAGCGGGTGCTGGACGACCTGGTGCAGGCGCTGCGCGACACCGTAAGCCCCGAAAGCCTGCTGCTGCGCAACGACACCTCCGGCCGCGCGCTCGAGGGGCTGGAGCCGTACGTGCGCCCCGCGTTCGGCGACGTGCCCGAGGTGCTTTCGCTGGAAGAGAACGGCGTCCGCTTCCAGGTTCCCGTCTCCGGGCAGAAGACCGGGTGGTTCTACGACCACCGGATGAACCGCGCCCGGCTGATGGCGTACGCCCGAGGCCGCCGCGTGCTGGACGTGTTCAGCTACGTGGGCGGCTGGGGCGTGCAGGCCGCCGCCGCCGGCGCGTCGTCCGTCGTCTGCGTGGATGCATCGGCCCCCGCGCTGGAGTGGGTGGGGCGCAACGCCGAGTTGAACGGCGTGGCGGACCGCGTATCCGCCGTCCGGGGCGACGCCTTCGACGTGCTGGGCCGCATGGTGGCCGATGGCGAGC contains these protein-coding regions:
- a CDS encoding class I SAM-dependent rRNA methyltransferase, translated to MTLRPLRLKKNEDRRLRAGHLWVFSNEVDVRATPLTDFEPGEPAEVQDARGAPMGTAYVNPRSLIAARLVSRQRNRPLDGDLLRRRLARALALREAVFPAPYYRLCYGEGDGLPGLVVDRFGPHLVAQVTTAGMERVLDDLVQALRDTVSPESLLLRNDTSGRALEGLEPYVRPAFGDVPEVLSLEENGVRFQVPVSGQKTGWFYDHRMNRARLMAYARGRRVLDVFSYVGGWGVQAAAAGASSVVCVDASAPALEWVGRNAELNGVADRVSAVRGDAFDVLGRMVADGERFGAVVLDPPAFIKRKKDAQAGAEAYRRANQLAMELLEPDGILVSASCSYHLHRDGLMDAMLRASRRLGRDLQVLEEGHQGPDHPVHPAIPETAYLKAFVARVG
- a CDS encoding HAMP domain-containing sensor histidine kinase translates to MADGNSQSTPAHAPAAAAHWETRARRLEALCGLAAESASMVDADRIWDGLCRRLPAVLGAGAAALSTPLIEQPRAWVADGWSIGTDELAARVAAPAGEDGRVEVGGGAGFVFPLHHAGDPVGTLLVAWRTAAEADEEMHALAGMLAGQAAAGLANARAYARLTEAAVRRERFFSAMSHDLRTPITAIVGYSELLADGIVGELNGQQHDMVERICQVSGHLSQLVNDILDLAKLDAGRMEFNCEEVTLGALVDDALVVVEPQARSKGLDLRTEVDPLREETLCVDPPRVRQVLVNLLSNAVKFTDAGAVSVAAGCDDGGRAWIEVRDTGPGLPFGSEEAVFEEFLQLGSAPKSKGEPGSGLGLAISRRLARAMGGDLVARNSPPAGAAFTFVLPARGE